The Pangasianodon hypophthalmus isolate fPanHyp1 chromosome 2, fPanHyp1.pri, whole genome shotgun sequence genome window below encodes:
- the atf7b gene encoding cyclic AMP-dependent transcription factor ATF-7b isoform X1, producing the protein MGDDRPFVCSAPGCGQRFTNEDHLAVHKHKHEMTLKFGQTRTDTVIIADQTPTPTRFLKNCEEVGLFSELDGSFEHELRKSQEEEERRTKSTLSAVPPSEMKERDGPLEIDSSPPDSPSSASSMTDSKDSETLVKEPVPIRMNKEVPPRTAAASATPTPTIVRPGSLPLHLGYDSINPTQPSPTSVITRTPPSNRLSSPSASFPMMMQLPNGQTVPLLPSPGQTSVISVARSSNPVPNIPGIPGPPIGGSSSGSSSPSGYNSHTDAKMRLKAALSPQSVSGSTPSQKPEPSETLSPAQPQVSPAAPRGGRRRRGAEIEPDERRRRFLERNRAAAYRCRQKRKVWVNALEKRAEELATANVTLTNEVSLLRAEVTRLKELLLAHKDCPVTAMQKKAYLAAGVDESSVSALVLPVSVPAPVSVNGLSVRAAEAVAVLAGMGSGQWSGAGAGGDTPTQSQPTSR; encoded by the exons ATGGGCGACGATCGACCTTTCGTGTGCTCCGCCCCCGGCTGTGGACAG cggttTACAAATGAAGATCATCTTGCggtacataaacacaaacatgagaTGACGCTGAAGTTTGGACAGACTCGAACCGACACGGTGATTATCGCAG ATCAGACCCCGACTCCCACCCGTTTCCTGAAGAACTGCGAGGAGGTGGGTTTGTTCAGCGAGCTCGATGGCTCCTTCGAACACGAGCTCCGTAAATcccaggaggaggaggagcgaaGAACCAAAAGCACG CTTTCTGCTGTTCCTCCCTCcgagatgaaggagagagaCGGACCTCTGGAGATCGACTCTTCTCCTCCGGACAGTCCTTCATCTGCCTCCAGCATGACCGACTCCAAAGACTCGGAGACGCTGGTGAAGGAACCTGTTCCCATCAGGATGAACAAG GAAGTGCCTCCAAGGACAGCCGCAGCGAGTGCCACGCCCACACCCACCATCGTACGCCCCGGGTCACTTCCTCTGCATTTAGGATACGACTCTATAAACCCCACTCAGCCATCGCCCACGTCCGTCATCACCCGGACTCCGCCCTCCAACAGACTCAG TTCTCCCTCGGCTTCCTTTCCCatgatgatgcaacttcctaaCGGTCAGACCGTCCCTCTGCTTCCCAGTCCCGGACAAACATCCGTCATATCA gtggccAGGTCATCGAATCCAGTACCCAATATTCCTGGAATTCCCGGCCCTCCGATTGGTGGAAGCAGCAGTGGCTCCTCCTCTCCGTCTGGATACAACTCACATACTGATGCCAAGatg AGGCTGAAAGCTGCACTGTCACCACAGAGTGTTAGCGGATCAACACCAAGCCAAAAACCTGAACCCAGTGAGACGCTCTCACCTGCACAGCCACAG gtgtCTCCTGCAGCTCCGAGAGGAGGGCGTCGGCGTCGTGGGGCGGAGATCGAGCCTGATGAGCGCAGGCGCCGTTTTCTGGAGCGGAACCGAGCGGCTGCGTATCGCTGCAGACAGAAAAGGAAAGTGTGGGTCAACGCCCTGGAAAAGCGCGCAGAGGAACTCGCCACTGCCAACGTCACACTCACg aatGAAGTGTCTCTGCTCAGAGCCGAGGTGACCCGTCTAAAGGAGCTCCTGCTGGCTCATAAAGACTGTCCCGTTACTGCCATGCAGAAAAAAGCCTACCTGG ctgcaggTGTGGATGAGAGCTCGGTATCGGCGCTGGTTCTGCCCGTCTCGGTTCCGGCTCCGGTCTCCGTTAACGGACTGAGTGTGCGAGCGGCGGAGGCTGTGGCCGTGTTGGCGGGGATGGGGTCGGGCCAGTGGAGCGGCGCGGGAGCGGGCGGAGACACGCCCACCCAGTCACAGCCCACCTCCAGATGA
- the atf7b gene encoding cyclic AMP-dependent transcription factor ATF-7b isoform X2: MGDDRPFVCSAPGCGQRFTNEDHLAVHKHKHEMTLKFGQTRTDTVIIADQTPTPTRFLKNCEEVGLFSELDGSFEHELRKSQEEEERRTKSTLSAVPPSEMKERDGPLEIDSSPPDSPSSASSMTDSKDSETLVKEPVPIRMNKEVPPRTAAASATPTPTIVRPGSLPLHLGYDSINPTQPSPTSVITRTPPSNRLSSPSASFPMMMQLPNGQTVPLLPSPGQTSVISVARSSNPVPNIPGIPGPPIGGSSSGSSSPSGYNSHTDAKMVSPAAPRGGRRRRGAEIEPDERRRRFLERNRAAAYRCRQKRKVWVNALEKRAEELATANVTLTNEVSLLRAEVTRLKELLLAHKDCPVTAMQKKAYLAAGVDESSVSALVLPVSVPAPVSVNGLSVRAAEAVAVLAGMGSGQWSGAGAGGDTPTQSQPTSR; the protein is encoded by the exons ATGGGCGACGATCGACCTTTCGTGTGCTCCGCCCCCGGCTGTGGACAG cggttTACAAATGAAGATCATCTTGCggtacataaacacaaacatgagaTGACGCTGAAGTTTGGACAGACTCGAACCGACACGGTGATTATCGCAG ATCAGACCCCGACTCCCACCCGTTTCCTGAAGAACTGCGAGGAGGTGGGTTTGTTCAGCGAGCTCGATGGCTCCTTCGAACACGAGCTCCGTAAATcccaggaggaggaggagcgaaGAACCAAAAGCACG CTTTCTGCTGTTCCTCCCTCcgagatgaaggagagagaCGGACCTCTGGAGATCGACTCTTCTCCTCCGGACAGTCCTTCATCTGCCTCCAGCATGACCGACTCCAAAGACTCGGAGACGCTGGTGAAGGAACCTGTTCCCATCAGGATGAACAAG GAAGTGCCTCCAAGGACAGCCGCAGCGAGTGCCACGCCCACACCCACCATCGTACGCCCCGGGTCACTTCCTCTGCATTTAGGATACGACTCTATAAACCCCACTCAGCCATCGCCCACGTCCGTCATCACCCGGACTCCGCCCTCCAACAGACTCAG TTCTCCCTCGGCTTCCTTTCCCatgatgatgcaacttcctaaCGGTCAGACCGTCCCTCTGCTTCCCAGTCCCGGACAAACATCCGTCATATCA gtggccAGGTCATCGAATCCAGTACCCAATATTCCTGGAATTCCCGGCCCTCCGATTGGTGGAAGCAGCAGTGGCTCCTCCTCTCCGTCTGGATACAACTCACATACTGATGCCAAGatg gtgtCTCCTGCAGCTCCGAGAGGAGGGCGTCGGCGTCGTGGGGCGGAGATCGAGCCTGATGAGCGCAGGCGCCGTTTTCTGGAGCGGAACCGAGCGGCTGCGTATCGCTGCAGACAGAAAAGGAAAGTGTGGGTCAACGCCCTGGAAAAGCGCGCAGAGGAACTCGCCACTGCCAACGTCACACTCACg aatGAAGTGTCTCTGCTCAGAGCCGAGGTGACCCGTCTAAAGGAGCTCCTGCTGGCTCATAAAGACTGTCCCGTTACTGCCATGCAGAAAAAAGCCTACCTGG ctgcaggTGTGGATGAGAGCTCGGTATCGGCGCTGGTTCTGCCCGTCTCGGTTCCGGCTCCGGTCTCCGTTAACGGACTGAGTGTGCGAGCGGCGGAGGCTGTGGCCGTGTTGGCGGGGATGGGGTCGGGCCAGTGGAGCGGCGCGGGAGCGGGCGGAGACACGCCCACCCAGTCACAGCCCACCTCCAGATGA